The following are encoded together in the Adhaeribacter arboris genome:
- a CDS encoding IS110 family transposase, producing the protein MEPPVLKQALGIDVAKDSLSLCLGTLTQDLEKQFIAGSDVSNDDKGFQRMEKWLVKLSVHPQKLVVVMEATGVYHEALAVYLHEKGYTVSVMQSGRVKRYAQSLSQRSKTDALDCRMLAMLGCERKLTPWSPPDKTLRHLKALSRERSFLLKEKNVEKNRLHAIETSAYSNPKEVKRQAKRLKLVEVQLQEIEAEMKDLVDGDAALGKKIQYLESIPGISFLSAATVVGETCGFKEITSAKQLASYAGYDVVLKESGTFRGSTKISKKGNSHLRSILHMPSMTAVRVNPTLKQFYNRLKPNKAKPIIALVAVQRKLLLLMYSLYKKNEYYNPQFEKKQQEPKPLLHRIEAI; encoded by the coding sequence ATGGAACCACCCGTACTAAAGCAGGCCCTCGGAATAGATGTGGCCAAAGATTCTCTTTCCCTTTGTTTGGGCACCCTGACCCAGGATTTGGAAAAGCAGTTTATAGCAGGCTCCGACGTGAGCAATGATGACAAAGGCTTCCAAAGAATGGAAAAATGGCTAGTCAAGCTCTCTGTTCACCCGCAGAAGCTAGTGGTGGTAATGGAAGCAACCGGTGTATACCATGAGGCACTAGCAGTGTACCTGCATGAGAAAGGATATACCGTCAGTGTGATGCAATCCGGCAGAGTAAAGCGCTACGCTCAAAGCCTGAGCCAGCGTTCTAAGACCGATGCTTTAGACTGTAGAATGTTGGCAATGTTGGGTTGTGAGCGGAAATTAACACCATGGTCTCCGCCGGATAAGACGTTGCGGCACCTGAAAGCCCTGAGCCGAGAGCGCTCCTTTTTACTGAAGGAAAAGAACGTAGAGAAAAACCGGCTACACGCCATAGAAACTTCTGCTTACAGCAACCCAAAGGAAGTGAAGCGCCAGGCCAAGCGGCTGAAGTTGGTGGAGGTACAATTGCAGGAGATTGAAGCGGAGATGAAGGATTTGGTAGACGGGGATGCAGCTCTGGGTAAAAAAATCCAGTACCTGGAAAGCATACCGGGAATATCTTTCCTCTCAGCGGCAACAGTGGTTGGAGAGACTTGCGGCTTTAAGGAGATCACCAGTGCTAAACAACTGGCAAGCTATGCCGGCTATGATGTAGTGCTTAAGGAATCCGGCACCTTCCGAGGCAGCACCAAAATAAGCAAGAAAGGAAATAGCCATCTCCGGAGCATACTCCATATGCCTTCCATGACGGCAGTGCGAGTCAATCCTACCTTGAAGCAGTTTTACAACCGACTCAAGCCCAACAAAGCAAAGCCTATAATAGCTCTAGTAGCCGTACAGCGAAAACTACTGCTGCTCATGTACAGTTTGTACAAGAAAAATGAGTACTATAATCCGCAGTTTGAAAAAAAACAGCAAGAGCCCAAGCCCTTGCTGCACAGGATAGAGGCAATTTAA
- a CDS encoding (Fe-S)-binding protein → MAKPVVDIFIPCFVDQLYPETGLNMVKVLERVGCEVRYNPNQTCCGQPAFNAGFLDESCQVAHKFLDDFSAEQTDYIVSPSASCVGMIRNAYTDMFVTTSKFINYRNMERKVFEFTEFLVDVLLIDTVPGARLDSSVTYHDSCSALRECGIKEAPRRLLQNVTGLQLMEMPETDTCCGFGGTFAVKFESISTAMAEQKVENALSTGVNYIVSTDTSCLMHLDGYIQRNNKPIKTMHIADVLASGW, encoded by the coding sequence ATGGCGAAACCTGTAGTTGATATTTTTATTCCTTGTTTTGTTGACCAGTTGTATCCCGAAACCGGGTTAAATATGGTAAAAGTATTGGAAAGAGTAGGTTGCGAGGTGCGGTATAATCCTAACCAGACCTGCTGCGGGCAACCCGCTTTTAATGCCGGTTTTTTAGATGAAAGCTGCCAGGTAGCGCATAAATTTCTGGATGATTTCTCCGCCGAACAAACCGATTATATTGTAAGTCCTTCGGCTTCCTGCGTGGGAATGATTCGTAATGCATACACTGACATGTTCGTAACTACCTCTAAGTTCATTAATTACCGGAACATGGAACGCAAGGTATTTGAGTTTACTGAATTTCTGGTAGATGTATTACTAATTGATACGGTGCCGGGCGCCCGCCTGGATAGTTCTGTTACCTACCACGATTCGTGCAGCGCCCTGCGGGAGTGCGGCATTAAAGAGGCTCCCCGGCGGCTGTTACAGAATGTTACCGGATTGCAACTAATGGAAATGCCCGAAACCGATACCTGTTGCGGCTTTGGGGGCACTTTTGCGGTAAAATTTGAGTCTATATCCACGGCCATGGCCGAGCAGAAAGTAGAAAATGCGTTAAGTACGGGAGTGAATTACATCGTATCTACCGATACCAGTTGCCTGATGCACCTGGATGGCTATATTCAACGCAACAACAAACCCATTAAAACCATGCACATTGCGGATGTGCTGGCAAGTGGCTGGTAG
- a CDS encoding hydroxymethylglutaryl-CoA lyase: MKIIECPRDAMQGIKNIIPTELKIRYLQQLLTVGFHTLDFGSYVSAKAIPQMADTPQVLEALDLADTFTKLLAIVANIRGAEQAAAQEKISYLGFPLSLSETFQQRNTRKSITEAFSELARIQEICTRQSKTLITYLSMGFGNPYQEPWNAEIVINLVQKLANLGVQIISLSDTVGVAQPADIQYLFRHLIPAFPQMEFGAHLHVQPLNWQQKIEAALAAGCSRFDGALKGFGGCPLAGDNLTGNVATENLVTYFENYGVPLKLNKKAFETALTLAGTVFTS; the protein is encoded by the coding sequence TATAATTCCGACGGAGTTAAAAATAAGGTATCTGCAGCAACTGCTTACAGTGGGCTTTCATACCCTGGATTTTGGTAGTTACGTATCGGCTAAAGCTATTCCCCAAATGGCCGATACGCCGCAGGTGCTCGAAGCCTTAGATTTAGCGGATACTTTTACCAAACTACTGGCTATTGTGGCGAACATCCGCGGAGCCGAACAAGCTGCCGCCCAGGAAAAAATTTCGTACTTAGGTTTTCCCTTATCGTTATCCGAAACTTTTCAGCAGCGTAACACCCGTAAATCCATAACCGAAGCTTTTTCTGAATTAGCCCGGATTCAGGAAATTTGTACGCGGCAAAGTAAAACTTTAATTACTTACTTATCCATGGGATTTGGCAATCCGTACCAAGAGCCCTGGAACGCAGAAATAGTAATTAATTTGGTGCAAAAACTAGCAAATTTAGGGGTGCAAATTATTTCACTTTCCGATACTGTTGGAGTGGCGCAGCCAGCCGATATTCAATACCTTTTTCGCCACTTAATTCCGGCTTTTCCGCAGATGGAGTTTGGTGCTCATTTGCACGTGCAACCATTAAATTGGCAGCAAAAAATAGAAGCTGCTTTAGCGGCCGGATGTTCCCGGTTTGATGGGGCTTTAAAAGGATTCGGCGGTTGCCCCCTGGCCGGCGATAACCTGACGGGTAACGTGGCGACAGAAAATTTGGTAACCTATTTTGAAAATTATGGCGTACCTTTGAAACTTAATAAAAAAGCATTTGAAACGGCGCTGACCCTGGCCGGAACTGTTTTTACTTCCTGA